In the Terriglobales bacterium genome, CGGCGATCCCAACGAAGTAGAATCAACGATTGGCTATGAAAGTCGCCCTGGGAGTGTGCGGAGGGATCGCGGCCTACAAGGCGGCGGAGCTCGTCCGCCTGCTGCAGGACCGCGGAGTGCGCGTGCAGGTGATCATGACGCGCGCGGCGCGGGAGTTCGTGCGCCCGCTGACCTTCGCAGCGCTCTCGGGCGAGAAGGTCATCACCGACCTGTTCGGGACCGGGGCGGAGCAGCCGAACATCGATTCGGCGGTCGAGCACATCGGGGTGGCGCAGTCGATCGACGCGCTGGTCGTGGCGCCGGCGACGGCGGACACGCTGGCCAAGTTCGCCAACGGGCTGGCCGACGACTTCCTTTCCACGCTGTTCCTGGCGACCAAGGCGCCGGTGGTCGT is a window encoding:
- a CDS encoding flavoprotein; this translates as MKVALGVCGGIAAYKAAELVRLLQDRGVRVQVIMTRAAREFVRPLTFAALSGEKVITDLFGTGAEQPNIDSAVEHIGVAQSIDALVVAPATADTLAKFANGLADDFLSTLFLATKAPVVV